The sequence below is a genomic window from Sandaracinaceae bacterium.
TCCACCGCGTGGACTACGCCAACATGACGAAGAAGCGGCGCGACGGGACGGAGATCCTCGACCTGCCGTGGGGGAGCCTCTGGATCCTCGAGGTGATGAACCCCGCGAAGGCGCTGCGGAGCTACGTCGACCGCATCCAGCCGCTCGGGCGCTTCCTGCTCGCGGCGCTGCTCTTCGACACGCGCTTCGTGGCGCGCTTCATGTATCACACGAGCGCCTACTGGCTCCGGCGCCGGGTGTTCAACCTGGAGGCCTGGCGGGAGCGGCTCCGCTGGCTGCCCAAGGCGCTGCGCGAGGAGATCATCGCGCTCGGGGGCTTCGACGAGGCGGCGGTGCGCGCGCTGAAGAAGATGCGTGGCGTCCAGTACCTCATCGTCGGGCACAGCCACGGGCCCCGCTTCCGGCAGCTCCCGGACGGGAAGATCCTCGTGAACACGGGCACGTGGATGCGCATGATCAACCTCGACATCCGCCACCTCGGGCAGGACAGCGGCCTGACCTACTGCCGCATCGAGTACAGCGAGGACGGTCGCCCCACCGTCAACCTGATGCGGTGGCTCGGCAGCCGGCGGCCATATCAGATCGTCCCCTACGCCGATTGACGGAATGCGCGGCGGCGTCACGCTCGTAGAGGAGTCGAACGCATGAGGGGAGCGGTCTTCGTCATCGGTCTGGCGCTCGCTTCGACGTCGCTCGCTTCGACGGGGCGCGCCGAGCCCCCCGCGGAGGAGGTCTCCGCGCCGGAGGCGGTCGAGCCCGTCGAGTCCTCCGAGGCGCGGGCCGCGCGCCAGGAGGCCGCGCGTCGGGCCGCCGGCGGTCACGAGGGCGTGTGGGCCATCTCGGCGCGGATCGCGCGGGAGGCGGACGAGGCGGCGCGGGCGGTGGCGGTGCCGCTGCCCGAAGTGACCACGTGGTACCGCCCGCCCGGACACTGCGCGGGATGCAGCACGGCGCACGCGCAGGGCGGCGTGACGCTCTCACTCGACGGCGTGGAGCGCGAGAGTCGGCTCGCGTTCGCCCGGGAGCTGAGCCGCCGGCTCGGCCGCCACCACCGCGTGTCGGTGGTGGAGGCGCAGGGGAGGCGCGAGCTCCACACCGCGTTCCGCGGCGGCCGCCCCGACGGTCGGCCCTTCCACCTCGACCGCCGCGTCGAGCGAGACGGGATCGTGGTCCGGCCCGACGTCGCGCTGCCGCCGCCCGCCGCGCTGGTGTTCGGGGACTGAACCGGCTTGAGCCAGAGGCCGTCCCGTGCCAGGGTGCGGTCCCCCGTCGCCCCAACCCCTCGGGCAGCCGTGCCGTTGCGACAGCCTCACTCCACATCCACGGCCCTCACGGGCAGCGCCTCGTTCGCGCCACCGCACGTGGTGACCAACGAGCAGCTCTGCACGGCCTACAACACGTGGGCCCGTAGCGAGAACGCCCGCCGCCAGGGCACCGACGAGCCCGCGCTCGACGAGTCCACGCCCGAGTTCATCGAGCGCGCGTCGGGCATCCTGCGCCGCCACTACTGGGACGCCGAGGGAATCCTCGACCCCAACCGGCTCTGCCCGCGCATCCCGGACCGCGCCGACGACGTGCTGTCGGTCCAGGGCGAGATGGCGGTCCGCGCCGCGCGCGGCGCGCTCGAGTCCGCGGGGCGCGAGGCGGAGGAGATCGACCTCGTCATCGTGGGCTCGTCCGCGCTGCAGCGGCCCTACCCCGCGCTCGCCATCGAGGTGCAGGCGGAGATCGGCGCCCGCGGCCACGCGTTCGACGTGTCGGTCGGCTGCAGCAGCGGCACCTACGGCATCCAGCTCGCGGTCGACGCGATCCGCGGCGGCACCGCGCAGCGCGCGCTCGTGTGCACGCCCGAGCTGCCGAGCGCGTACTGCAACTTCCGCGATCGCGACAGCCACTTCATCCTGGGCGACGCGGCGGCCGCCGTCGTGATCGAGCCCCTCGAGGGCGCGACGAAGGGCTTCGAGATCCTCGCCACCCGCGCGGCGTCGCAGATGAGCAGCGCGGTGCGCAACAACGGCGGCTTCCTGAACCGCGGCGACGAGGACCGCCGGGACGACGCGGACAAGCTCTTCTACCAGCAAGGTCGCCGGGTCTTTCGCGACATCGTGCACCTCGTGCCCACGCTGGTCCGCGCGCAGCTCGACGCGCTCGGCCTCGCGCCCGAAGAGGTCTCTCGCTACTGGCTGCACCAGGCCAACGCCCGCATGAACAGCGCGGTGCTCGAGCGCATCCTCGGCCGCTCCCCCGAGAACGGCGAGGCTCCGTCGGTGCTCTCGGAGTACGCCAACACGGCGGCCGCGGGCTGCCTGGTCGCGCTCGACGCGTACCGCGACGACCTGAAGTCGGGAGACGTCGGCGTGCTCTGCGCGTTCGGCGCCGGCTACACGGTCGGCTCCCAGGTCCTGCGCAAGCTCTGAGCGCGGCGTCCTGCGGCGCGAGGCTCGGATCGCGCCGAAGATCTGTCATGATCGGGGCGATGCGCTTCCTTCTGCTGACTTGCCTCGCGCTGGCTGCCGTCGGGTGCGAGGAAGACCCGCCCGCCCCGCCGCCACCTCCGCCGCCGGACACGGGGCCGCCGCCGGACACCGGCCCCCCGCCCGACACCGGGCCCCCGCGCGACGCGGGCCCGCGACGCCCGACCGTCGACGGCGAGGTGAGCGACCGCGAGTGGCGTGGCGCGTCGGAGGCCGAGAGCGATCAGCGCACCGACCGCACCGGCTCCGAGCTCCGTCGGCTGCGCGCGACGATCCACGAGGATCAGCTCTGGTTCGCGATCGAGGGCAGCCTCGCGGACGGCGATCGGCTCGTGCTCTTCGTCGACCGCGCGCTCGGCGAGGCGGACGGCGTCGGCGATCTCTCGACCCTGGACGACACCGACGGCGGCGTGGACGCGGCCCTGTCGCGCGAGCCCATCATCACCCCCACCGAGTTCTCGGCCGACTTCGGCTGGGCGACCACGCTGATGAACCACACCGCGACCGGCCTCGACGACGCGCAGGGCTGGCGGAACCTCGGCGAGGATCCGGGCATGTTCGTGTGGGTGGACGGAGAGCGAGCCCCCTCGGTGTGCAGCGACGTGGCCTGCGAGGGCACGATCTCGCTCGAGGCGCTCGGCGGAGAGGCGCCGAGACGGATCGGGCTCTTCGCACGCATCCTCCGCGCCGACGCGGGGCTCGTGAACCAGACGCTCCCGATGGACGATCCGGACGAGCCCGCCCTGGTCACCCAGGTGCTCACGGTGATGGACGGGATGTTCCCGATGGACGGCGGCGTGCCGATGGACGCGGGCATGGACGCGGGTCCGCGCGGCCTCGTGATCGACGGCGTGCTGTCACCCGGAGAGTGGGACGCCGCGAGCCGCTACGTCGACACGGGCCCCGCCTCCTTCGGCGCGTTCGGCGGCAACGACCTTCTCACCCTCCACGCCCTGCGCGCGGATGGTCGGCTCTACGC
It includes:
- a CDS encoding metallophosphoesterase, translated to MKLTRLVLSDLHLGVGSRPGELNVFEDFHFDDDFAELLAHYDREAGEDGEVELILNGDVFDLLKVKIGGIWPTEITDDIATEKVRQCMDGHPKFVIGLKRFLAKERRRLVFLPGNHDLDMWFPGPQELFKRYVAPGAAADRVHFVTSSDTYYLPEGIQIRHGHQLERIHRVDYANMTKKRRDGTEILDLPWGSLWILEVMNPAKALRSYVDRIQPLGRFLLAALLFDTRFVARFMYHTSAYWLRRRVFNLEAWRERLRWLPKALREEIIALGGFDEAAVRALKKMRGVQYLIVGHSHGPRFRQLPDGKILVNTGTWMRMINLDIRHLGQDSGLTYCRIEYSEDGRPTVNLMRWLGSRRPYQIVPYAD
- a CDS encoding beta-ketoacyl-ACP synthase III, translated to MRQPHSTSTALTGSASFAPPHVVTNEQLCTAYNTWARSENARRQGTDEPALDESTPEFIERASGILRRHYWDAEGILDPNRLCPRIPDRADDVLSVQGEMAVRAARGALESAGREAEEIDLVIVGSSALQRPYPALAIEVQAEIGARGHAFDVSVGCSSGTYGIQLAVDAIRGGTAQRALVCTPELPSAYCNFRDRDSHFILGDAAAAVVIEPLEGATKGFEILATRAASQMSSAVRNNGGFLNRGDEDRRDDADKLFYQQGRRVFRDIVHLVPTLVRAQLDALGLAPEEVSRYWLHQANARMNSAVLERILGRSPENGEAPSVLSEYANTAAAGCLVALDAYRDDLKSGDVGVLCAFGAGYTVGSQVLRKL